The Mixophyes fleayi isolate aMixFle1 chromosome 1, aMixFle1.hap1, whole genome shotgun sequence genome includes a region encoding these proteins:
- the LOC142153077 gene encoding olfactory receptor 5V1-like produces the protein MNWLNWTSEPDFTLSGLSNDERIQYLLFVIFLLLYLTSLGGNLTITTTIWAEGKLHTPMYFFLGNLSFLDICYSSVTVPKLLMGLAGGSSEISYRGCMTQLYFYVSCCSTECLLLSVMGFDRYMAICNPMHYTTIMNKQMCLQLAIGLWLTGFVASITHTILTAQLSYCDSHRISHFFCDIPPMLKLACSDTFLNKVFILTAGGLLGLSSFVLTLVSYVHIISAILKIHTNVGRSKTFSTCASHLIVVIIFFGSISFMYMRPTSNYSLDQDQLVSLLYAVVTPALNPIIYTLRNKEVKIALKKTINKILIAK, from the coding sequence ATGAACTGGTTGAACTGGACATCAGAGCCGGATTTTACTCTGTCTGGCCTATCCAATGATGAAAGAATTCAGTATTTACTCTTTGTCATATTCTTGCTTTTATATCTCACGTCACTTGGTGGAAATCTCACTATTACCACAACTATATGGGCAGAAGGGAAACTGCATACACCTATGTATTTCTTTCTTGGAAACCTTTCTTTTCTGGACATCTGCTACTCTTCAGTGACTGTGCCCAAGTTGCTTATGGGTCTTGCAGGTGGAAGTTCAGAGATTTCATACAGAGGGTGCATGACTCAACTCTATTTCTATGTCTCATGCTGTAGCACAGAGTGTTTGCTCCTCTCAGTCATGGGGTTTGACAGATATATGGCTATTTGTAACCCAATGCACTACACCACCATCATGAATAAACAAATGTGCCTCCAATTAGCCATCGGTCTCTGGCTCACTGGCTTTGTAGCCTCAATTACACATACCATTTTGACAGCCCAATTATCTTACTGCGATTCACACAGGATCTCTCATTTCTTCTGTGATATTCCACCAATGCTCAAGCTTGCGTGTTCTGATACTTTCTTAAACAAAGTATTCATCCTCACAGCTGGAGGGTTATTAGGTCTCAGCTCCTTTGTGCTCACCTTGGTGTCCTATGTCCATATAATCTCAGCCATTCTGAAAATCCACACAAATGTGGGTAGaagcaaaacattttccacatgtgCTTCTCACCTAATCGTTGTCATCATCTTCTTTGGAAGTATCAGCTTCATGTACATGAGGCCAACATCTAACTACTCACTGGACCAAGACCAGCTCGTATCTCTTCTCTATGCTGTAGTGACCCCTGCCCTGAACCCAATTATCTATACTCTAAGAAATAAGGAGGTCAAAATTGccttgaaaaaaacaataaataaaatcctaattgcaaaataa
- the METTL17 gene encoding ribosome assembly protein METTL17, mitochondrial, whose product MLSLRLRLHQFRALSSATSVVPELDNSDDFLSRVPHRKHPGLIKLKKAHLPQEAQDAAHLLLKRCTVRQLEESVASLNNYLWSRKRPIEDNELRGKAAELENKLRATKQFDSELDIFQQEEKLKSHVLNTLRKNTYHWQPLSYTKQFGLVYLAARFDGGFASVSRALQEIYQRVPEFRPQTLMDFGSGIGSVSWAAHAIWGNSLKEYMCIDASASMNTLSELLLRGGLETGHMHISGIHFRQFLPVSPKVQFDLVVSAYSLNELPSFSERVRTIQTLWRKTRGFLVLVENGTGEGHQLLMEARDIVLGGGDKHIWDHRPACVFAPCPHQLECPKLAGKSQMPCNFMQQYQPLTLSWNPPWRWEKFSFLILSRGIMGGNENHWPRVIGPVLRRPRHVHCNTCCSDGKLHHDVITARRHGKDLYRCARTCEWGDRLPALISNDTSHPDEPENGEKTLAS is encoded by the exons GCGCTAAGTTCAGCAACCTCTGTAGTGCCTGAGCTTGACAACTCTGATGATTTCTTGTCTAGGGTGCCTCATCGCAAGCACCCAGGACTCATAAAACTGAAAAAGGCTCACTTGCCACAGGAGGCCCAAGATGCTGCTCATCTTTTACTGAAAA GATGCACTGTCAGACAGCTGGAAGAGAGTGTTGCCTCTCTAAATAACTATTTATGGAGTCGGAAACGGCCAATCGAGGATAACGAGTTGAGAGGAAAAGCTGCAGAACTAGAAAATAAGCTTAGAGCTACCAAACAATTTGATTCAG AGTTGGACATTTTCCAACAGGAGGAAAAGTTAAAAAGTCACGTACTGAATACTTTGCGCAAGAATACATATCACTGGCAGCCTTTGAG TTACACAAAGCAGTTCGGTTTGGTGTATTTGGCCGCGCGTTTTGATGGAGGATTTGCTTCTGTATCTAGAGCTCTACAAGAG ATCTATCAACGTGTTCCTGAGTTCAGGCCCCAGACACTGATGGATTTTGGTTCTGGGATTGGATCAGTTTCATG GGCAGCCCATGCTATATGGGGAAATAGTCTCAAAGAATATATGTGTATTGACGCCTCTGCATCTATGAACACACTAAGTGAACTGTTATTAAGAG GTGGGTTAGAAACAGGTCATATGCACATCTCTGGCATTCACTTTAGGCAGTTTCTGCCAGTTTCTCCCAAG GTGCAATTTGACCTTGTGGTCTCTGCATACTCTTTAAATGAGCTTCCAAGCTTCTCTGAGCGTGTAAGGACTATCCAAACGTTATGGAGGAAAACCAGAGGCTTCCTG GTGCTGGTGGAAAATGGTACAGGAGAAGGCCATCAGCTTCTGATGGAAGCTCGTGATATAGTCTTGGGA GGAGGTGACAAACATATTTGGGATCACCGACCAGCATGTGTATTTGCACCG TGTCCACATCAGCTGGAATGTCCCAAACTTGCTGGAAAGTCCCAGATGCCCTGTAATTTTATGCAGCAATACCAACCACTGACACTGAGCTGG AACCCACCCTGGCGCTGGGAGAAGTTTTCCTTCCTGATATTGTCCCGTGGCATTATGGGTGGAAATGAGAATCACTGGCCACGTGTGATTGGGCCAGTGCTGCGCAGACCACGCCATGTGCACTGTAATACATGCTGCTCTGATGGGAAATTACATCATGATGTCATTACAGCTCGGAGACATGGAAA GGATCTCTACCGTTGTGCTAGAACATGCGAGTGGGGGGACCGCCTGCCAGCACTGATTTCTAATGATACCTCTCATCCTGATGAACCAGAGAATGGGGAAAAGACTCTTGCTTCCTGA